The Iamia majanohamensis genome window below encodes:
- a CDS encoding nitroreductase family protein, with translation MHPAPPSGAEVLGTLLDRRSTAALVEPGPDDAEVDLLLQAAATAPDHGRLRPWRFVVVDGDARERFADALEDGGLALDPDLPAGRREKLRSKAFVAPTLVAVIATPRPAAVERWEQVASAACTGFGLVLAAHALGFGAMWKSVPFRTGPLLADMFDLEADDELLGWVLVGTPSDPAATVGRPPAPLDGLAFRLDHEGRLLPH, from the coding sequence GTGCACCCCGCCCCCCCGTCCGGTGCCGAGGTGCTCGGCACCCTCCTCGACCGCCGCAGCACCGCCGCCCTCGTCGAGCCCGGGCCCGACGACGCCGAGGTCGACCTCCTCCTGCAGGCCGCCGCCACCGCCCCCGACCACGGCCGACTGCGGCCCTGGCGCTTCGTCGTGGTCGACGGCGACGCCCGGGAGCGCTTCGCCGACGCCCTGGAGGACGGCGGGCTGGCCCTCGACCCCGACCTGCCCGCCGGGCGGCGCGAGAAGCTCCGGTCCAAGGCCTTCGTGGCCCCGACCCTGGTCGCGGTCATCGCCACCCCCCGCCCCGCCGCGGTCGAGCGCTGGGAGCAGGTGGCCTCGGCCGCCTGCACCGGGTTCGGGCTGGTGCTGGCCGCCCACGCCCTCGGCTTCGGGGCCATGTGGAAGAGCGTCCCGTTCCGCACCGGTCCGCTCCTGGCCGACATGTTCGACCTCGAGGCCGACGACGAGCTGCTGGGCTGGGTCCTGGTGGGAACACCGTCCGACCCCGCGGCCACCGTGGGGCGCCCGCCGGCCCCGCTCGACGGCCTGGCCTTCCGCCTCGACCACGAGGGCCGCCTCCTCCCGCACTGA
- a CDS encoding amidase, whose protein sequence is MVDAPWSGDACSLVEALRAGERTPTEELEATLAAIEGSELNAFCHVDEEGARAAAAAADVSLPFGGVPVGVKQLQEVEGWPHTEASLVFADRVAPHTTTMVDRLRAAGGATLVGQTTASEFGGLNVSVTKANGVTHNPWEHGRTAGGSSGGSSAAVAGGLVSIASGGDGGGSIRIPAGFNGLVGMKGTAGRIPRGPRTLIHPMTVVAGCQARSVRDVARWYDVTTGFDARDPYSLPRVEGWERDLGTHDLRGLRVAVAPTLGAAVVADGVQERVLTAAEALVRDAGLTVVDMTVALPALDLAWALANMVGLRMELGDLWPGCKEDLTKEIAFGLEMADGTVDLAMNARGEAARTMANEAMADIFDQVDLVICATNPDVAFPAHISTNTRVAGQKVDLGNNGALTIPANISGNPAISIPVEPLDGLPVGMQVIGRHHEDALLLDLAAVVERECPWPLVAPGAPV, encoded by the coding sequence ATGGTCGATGCACCCTGGTCCGGAGACGCCTGCTCGCTCGTGGAGGCGCTCCGCGCCGGCGAGCGCACCCCCACCGAGGAGCTGGAGGCCACCCTGGCCGCCATCGAGGGCTCCGAGCTCAACGCGTTCTGCCACGTCGACGAGGAGGGGGCGCGCGCCGCGGCGGCCGCCGCCGACGTGTCGCTCCCCTTCGGCGGCGTGCCCGTGGGCGTCAAGCAGCTCCAGGAGGTGGAGGGCTGGCCCCACACCGAGGCCTCCCTCGTGTTCGCCGACCGGGTCGCGCCCCACACCACCACCATGGTCGACCGCCTGCGCGCCGCGGGCGGGGCCACCCTGGTGGGCCAGACCACGGCCAGCGAGTTCGGCGGGCTCAACGTGTCGGTCACCAAGGCCAACGGCGTCACCCACAACCCGTGGGAGCACGGACGGACCGCGGGGGGCTCCTCGGGCGGGTCGTCGGCCGCGGTGGCCGGTGGCCTGGTCTCCATCGCCAGCGGCGGCGACGGCGGCGGCTCCATCCGGATCCCGGCCGGCTTCAACGGCCTCGTCGGCATGAAGGGCACCGCCGGCCGCATCCCCCGCGGCCCCCGGACCCTCATCCACCCCATGACCGTGGTGGCCGGCTGCCAGGCGCGGTCGGTGCGCGACGTGGCCCGCTGGTACGACGTCACCACCGGCTTCGACGCCCGCGACCCCTACTCCCTCCCCCGGGTCGAGGGCTGGGAGCGCGACCTCGGCACCCACGACCTCCGGGGCCTGCGGGTGGCGGTGGCCCCCACCCTCGGCGCCGCGGTGGTCGCCGACGGGGTGCAGGAGCGGGTCCTCACCGCGGCCGAGGCCCTGGTGCGCGACGCCGGGCTCACCGTCGTCGACATGACCGTGGCCCTGCCCGCCCTCGACCTGGCCTGGGCCCTGGCCAACATGGTCGGCCTCCGCATGGAGCTGGGCGACCTCTGGCCGGGGTGCAAGGAGGACCTCACCAAGGAGATCGCCTTCGGGCTGGAGATGGCCGACGGCACCGTCGACCTGGCCATGAACGCCCGGGGCGAGGCGGCCCGCACGATGGCCAACGAGGCCATGGCCGACATCTTCGACCAGGTCGACCTGGTCATCTGCGCCACCAACCCCGACGTCGCCTTCCCGGCCCACATCAGCACCAACACCCGGGTGGCGGGCCAGAAGGTGGACCTCGGCAACAACGGGGCCCTCACCATCCCGGCCAACATCTCCGGCAACCCGGCCATCTCCATCCCCGTCGAGCCCCTCGACGGGCTCCCGGTGGGCATGCAGGTCATCGGCCGCCACCACGAGGACGCCCTGCTCCTCGACCTGGCCGCCGTGGTCGAGCGGGAGTGCCCCTGGCCCCTCGTGGCCCCCGGCGCCCCCGTCTGA
- a CDS encoding Dabb family protein → MLTHIVLVDVAEGTPEDRVEALVAGLRALPAQIPEIGSYEVGRDLGLAEGNAGVAIVARFATPEDLRTYIAHPAHQAVVADLLEPISPRRLRIQVPAD, encoded by the coding sequence GTGCTGACCCACATCGTGCTCGTGGACGTGGCCGAGGGGACCCCGGAGGACCGGGTGGAGGCCCTGGTCGCGGGGCTGCGGGCCCTGCCCGCCCAGATCCCCGAGATCGGCTCCTACGAGGTGGGGCGCGACCTGGGCCTGGCCGAGGGCAACGCCGGGGTCGCGATCGTGGCCCGCTTCGCCACGCCCGAGGACCTCCGCACCTACATCGCCCACCCCGCCCACCAGGCCGTGGTGGCGGACCTGCTCGAGCCGATCAGCCCCCGCCGTCTCCGCATCCAGGTGCCCGCGGACTGA